In Bradyrhizobium erythrophlei, a single genomic region encodes these proteins:
- the kdpB gene encoding potassium-transporting ATPase subunit KdpB, giving the protein MEVVQKTNRQTPAATMLDPKIVGPAIGSAFAKLDPRAMVKNPVMFVVEVVAALTTVIFLRDLATGGSDLGFTFQIILWLWFTVLFANFAEAVAEGRGKAQAESLRKTRTESQAKLLSGEGREYRLVPGTSLKVGDIVLVEAGDNIPSDGEVIEGVASVNEAAITGESAPVIRESGGDRSAVTGGTQVLSDWIRVRITAAQGSTFIDRMIKLVEGAERQKTPNEIALNILLAGLTIIFVFATVTIPSYAAYAGGQISVIILVALFVTLIPTTIGALLSAIGIAGMDRLVRFNVLAMSGRAVEAAGDVDTLLLDKTGTITLGNRQATAFRPIRGVSEQELADAAQLASLADETPEGRSIVVLAKEKYGIRGRDMAELSAIFVPFTAQTRMSGIDAGGSSVRKGAVEAILNYVGGVTAQASTAGNTVRALQPQLGSDAAREISAISDEIAKSGGTPLAVAKDGRLLGVVHLKDIVKGGIRERFAELRRMGIRTVMITGDNPMTAAAIAAEAGVDDFLAQATPEDKLKLIRNEQANGKLVAMCGDGTNDAPALAQADVGVAMNTGTQAAREAGNMVDLDSNPTKLIEVVEIGKQLLMTRGALTTFSIANDVAKYFAIIPAMFLAFYPQLAVLNVMHLASPQSAILSAIIFNALIIVALIPLALKGVAYRAIGAGALLRRNLMVYGVGGIIIPFIGIKAIDLVIAALHLA; this is encoded by the coding sequence ATGGAAGTCGTCCAGAAAACCAATCGGCAAACACCGGCCGCCACGATGCTCGACCCGAAGATCGTGGGACCCGCGATCGGCTCGGCTTTCGCCAAGCTCGATCCGCGGGCCATGGTCAAGAACCCCGTGATGTTCGTGGTCGAGGTCGTCGCTGCTCTCACCACCGTGATCTTCCTGCGCGATCTGGCAACGGGCGGCAGCGATCTCGGCTTTACCTTTCAGATCATCCTGTGGCTGTGGTTCACGGTGCTGTTTGCCAATTTCGCCGAAGCGGTCGCCGAGGGACGGGGCAAGGCGCAGGCCGAATCGCTGCGCAAGACCCGCACCGAAAGCCAGGCCAAGCTCTTGAGCGGCGAAGGCCGGGAATATCGCCTGGTGCCGGGCACGAGTCTCAAGGTCGGCGATATCGTGCTGGTCGAAGCCGGCGACAACATCCCCTCCGACGGCGAGGTGATCGAAGGCGTCGCCTCGGTGAACGAAGCCGCGATTACAGGCGAATCGGCGCCCGTGATCCGGGAATCCGGCGGCGATCGTTCGGCTGTGACCGGCGGCACGCAGGTGCTGTCGGACTGGATTCGCGTCCGCATTACCGCCGCGCAAGGATCGACCTTCATCGACCGCATGATCAAGCTGGTGGAGGGCGCCGAGCGGCAGAAGACGCCGAACGAGATCGCGCTGAACATCCTGCTCGCAGGTCTCACCATCATCTTCGTGTTTGCCACCGTGACCATCCCGAGTTACGCGGCTTACGCCGGTGGCCAGATTTCGGTGATCATTTTGGTGGCGCTGTTCGTGACGCTGATCCCGACCACCATCGGCGCGTTGTTGTCGGCGATCGGAATCGCCGGCATGGACCGGCTGGTGCGCTTCAATGTGCTGGCGATGTCGGGCCGGGCGGTCGAGGCCGCCGGCGACGTCGATACGCTGCTGCTCGACAAGACCGGCACGATTACGCTCGGCAACCGCCAGGCGACGGCGTTCCGCCCCATTCGCGGCGTCAGCGAACAGGAACTGGCGGACGCCGCCCAGCTCGCCTCGCTCGCGGACGAGACGCCGGAAGGGCGTTCGATCGTGGTGCTGGCGAAAGAGAAATACGGCATCCGCGGCCGCGACATGGCCGAACTGTCCGCGATCTTCGTTCCGTTCACGGCGCAGACCCGCATGAGCGGCATCGATGCCGGCGGCTCGTCGGTGCGCAAGGGCGCGGTGGAAGCGATCCTGAACTACGTCGGCGGCGTCACGGCCCAGGCCAGTACGGCAGGCAACACGGTGCGCGCACTTCAGCCGCAGCTCGGTTCGGACGCCGCGCGCGAAATCAGCGCCATTTCGGACGAAATCGCCAAATCCGGTGGTACGCCGCTCGCGGTCGCCAAAGACGGCCGGCTGCTCGGCGTCGTTCACCTGAAGGACATCGTCAAGGGCGGCATCCGCGAGCGCTTTGCCGAGTTGCGTCGCATGGGCATCCGCACGGTGATGATCACCGGCGACAATCCGATGACGGCGGCCGCCATCGCGGCCGAAGCCGGCGTCGACGATTTCCTCGCGCAGGCGACGCCCGAAGACAAATTGAAGCTGATCCGCAACGAACAGGCCAACGGCAAGCTGGTGGCGATGTGCGGCGATGGCACCAACGACGCGCCGGCGCTCGCTCAAGCCGATGTCGGCGTCGCCATGAACACCGGCACGCAGGCGGCGCGCGAGGCCGGCAACATGGTCGATCTCGATTCCAACCCGACCAAGCTGATCGAGGTGGTCGAGATCGGCAAGCAGCTTTTGATGACGCGCGGTGCGCTGACGACCTTCTCGATCGCCAACGACGTCGCCAAGTACTTCGCAATCATTCCGGCGATGTTCCTGGCGTTCTATCCGCAGCTTGCGGTGCTCAACGTCATGCACCTCGCAAGTCCGCAAAGCGCGATCCTGTCGGCGATCATCTTCAACGCGCTGATCATCGTGGCGCTGATCCCGTTGGCGCTGAAGGGCGTGGCCTACCGGGCCATCGGCGCCGGCGCGCTGCTGCGCCGTAACCTGATGGTCTATGGCGTCGGCGGCATCATCATTCCCTTTATCGGCATCAAGGCGATCGATCTCGTCATCGCCGCCTTGCACCTTGCCTAA
- a CDS encoding K(+)-transporting ATPase subunit F: MMFDYALASLVSAGLLFYLTYALLRPERF; encoded by the coding sequence ATGATGTTCGACTATGCGCTTGCGAGTTTGGTCTCCGCGGGCCTGCTGTTTTACCTGACCTACGCGCTGCTGCGGCCAGAGCGCTTCTGA
- the kdpA gene encoding potassium-transporting ATPase subunit KdpA: protein MTAIGWTQILLFCVIVVALAKPLGWYMTRVFEGERTPLSPLLRPVEVAIYWIGGVDEKREQHWVTYTLAMLFFHVGGFVILYALMRLQAGLPFNPAGQPAVPEDLAFNTAISFITNTNWQNYGGESTMSYLVQMLGLTHQNFLSAATGIALAVALIRGFSRASVRTVGNFWVDVTRTTLYVLLPVCIVYSLFLVWQGMPQTLGAYVEATTLEGAKQTIAVGPVASQVAIKMLGTNGGGFFNANAAHPFENPTAISNFVQMLSIFAIGAALTNVFGRMVGNQRQGWAILAVMGVLFLAGVSVTYWAEANGTATLDALGLAGGNMEGKEVRFGIVASSLFAVITTAASCGAVNAMHDSFTALGGMIPLINMQLGEIIVGGVGAGLYGMLLFVVLAIFVAGLMVGRTPEYVGKKIEAREVKMAMLAILVLPLMYLGWTAVAVVLPSTVAAMNNAGPHGFTEVLYAYTSATGNNGSAFAGLSGNTFFYNVTLASAMFVGRFFMIVPAMAMAGSLAAKKSIPPSAGTLPTTGGLFVGLVVGVILIIGGLTFFPALALGPIVEHLAMNANNLF from the coding sequence ATGACCGCCATCGGATGGACTCAAATTCTTCTGTTCTGCGTCATCGTCGTCGCGCTCGCCAAGCCGCTCGGCTGGTACATGACGCGCGTATTCGAGGGCGAGCGGACGCCGCTGTCGCCGCTGCTCCGTCCCGTTGAAGTCGCGATCTACTGGATCGGCGGGGTCGACGAAAAGCGCGAGCAGCACTGGGTCACCTATACGCTGGCGATGCTGTTCTTTCACGTCGGCGGCTTTGTCATTCTCTATGCGCTGATGCGGCTTCAGGCCGGGCTTCCGTTCAATCCGGCCGGCCAACCCGCGGTGCCCGAAGACCTCGCCTTCAACACCGCGATCAGCTTCATCACCAACACCAACTGGCAGAACTACGGTGGCGAGAGCACGATGTCCTATCTCGTGCAGATGCTCGGGCTGACGCACCAGAATTTCCTGTCGGCTGCGACCGGCATTGCGCTGGCAGTTGCGCTGATCCGCGGCTTCTCCCGCGCCTCGGTGCGCACCGTCGGCAATTTCTGGGTCGATGTGACCCGCACCACGCTCTATGTGCTGTTGCCGGTCTGTATCGTCTATTCGCTGTTCCTGGTCTGGCAGGGCATGCCGCAGACGCTTGGCGCCTATGTCGAGGCGACGACGCTGGAAGGCGCGAAACAGACGATCGCGGTCGGACCGGTGGCTTCGCAGGTCGCGATCAAGATGCTCGGCACCAATGGCGGCGGCTTCTTCAACGCTAACGCGGCGCATCCGTTCGAGAATCCGACCGCAATCTCCAATTTCGTGCAGATGCTGTCGATCTTCGCGATCGGCGCCGCCCTGACCAACGTGTTCGGCCGCATGGTCGGCAATCAGCGGCAGGGCTGGGCGATCCTCGCGGTCATGGGCGTGCTGTTTCTGGCCGGCGTCTCGGTTACGTATTGGGCCGAGGCCAACGGCACCGCGACCCTCGATGCGCTCGGGCTTGCCGGCGGCAACATGGAGGGCAAGGAAGTCCGCTTCGGCATCGTGGCCTCGAGCCTGTTTGCGGTCATCACCACCGCGGCCTCCTGCGGCGCGGTCAATGCGATGCACGACAGCTTTACGGCGTTGGGCGGCATGATTCCGCTGATCAACATGCAGCTCGGCGAAATCATCGTTGGCGGCGTCGGCGCGGGCCTCTACGGCATGCTGCTGTTCGTCGTGCTCGCGATCTTTGTCGCCGGTCTGATGGTCGGACGCACGCCGGAATATGTCGGCAAGAAGATCGAGGCGCGCGAGGTCAAGATGGCGATGCTCGCCATTCTGGTGCTGCCCTTGATGTATCTCGGCTGGACCGCCGTTGCGGTGGTGCTGCCGTCGACGGTTGCGGCGATGAACAATGCCGGGCCGCACGGCTTTACCGAAGTGCTCTACGCCTACACGTCGGCGACCGGCAATAACGGCTCGGCGTTTGCCGGGCTGTCCGGCAACACCTTCTTCTACAACGTCACGCTCGCAAGCGCGATGTTCGTCGGCCGCTTCTTCATGATCGTGCCGGCGATGGCGATGGCAGGTTCGCTTGCGGCCAAGAAATCCATCCCGCCGTCCGCGGGCACCTTGCCCACGACCGGCGGATTGTTCGTCGGCCTCGTCGTCGGCGTGATCCTCATCATCGGCGGTCTCACCTTCTTCCCGGCGCTGGCGCTCGGTCCGATCGTCGAGCACCTGGCGATGAACGCCAACAATCTGTTCTGA
- a CDS encoding K(+)-transporting ATPase subunit C, whose protein sequence is MLREIRPAILILLLLTLITGLAYPLAITEIAGVLLPYQAQGSLIERDGKVVGSALIGQEFKQDKYFHGRLSATTAPDPADSSKTVPAPYNAANSGAANLGPTSKALADRLKEDVDKLKAENPGASVPVDLVTTSASGLDPDISPEGALFQVPRVAKARGMAEDKVRQLVTENTAGRLVGLFGEPRVNVLALNLALDAAVRN, encoded by the coding sequence ATGCTGAGAGAAATTCGCCCCGCGATCCTGATCCTGCTGCTGTTGACGCTGATCACGGGCCTCGCCTATCCGCTTGCGATCACGGAAATCGCGGGTGTGCTGCTTCCGTATCAAGCGCAAGGCAGCCTGATCGAGCGCGACGGCAAGGTTGTCGGCTCGGCCCTGATCGGGCAGGAATTCAAGCAGGACAAGTATTTCCACGGCCGGCTTTCGGCGACGACCGCGCCCGATCCGGCCGATTCGAGCAAGACGGTGCCCGCACCCTACAACGCTGCGAATTCTGGCGCCGCTAACCTCGGCCCGACCAGCAAGGCGCTCGCCGATCGCTTGAAGGAAGATGTCGACAAGCTGAAGGCCGAAAATCCTGGCGCGAGCGTTCCGGTCGATCTCGTCACGACATCAGCCAGCGGGCTCGACCCGGATATCTCGCCGGAAGGCGCGCTGTTTCAGGTGCCGCGGGTGGCGAAGGCCAGGGGCATGGCGGAAGACAAGGTGCGACAGCTCGTGACCGAGAATACCGCCGGCCGCCTGGTTGGGTTATTTGGTGAGCCCAGGGTTAACGTTCTGGCGCTTAACCTTGCGCTGGACGCAGCCGTGCGCAACTAG